In Gouania willdenowi chromosome 15, fGouWil2.1, whole genome shotgun sequence, one DNA window encodes the following:
- the mymx gene encoding uncharacterized protein mymx isoform X4 encodes MSESIVRKVQPFTIGTRLSVPAVPKCQEYTQSYLPNDTLDNCVIQHNLNSLYLSRSQLCARGPCLVSPNVKQPVKHNQEHMAAEDHLNQNVASSSSAMSRSIKKITISGSKDRSETTVRPGVRSPSENNNNNNNISTSTSDSHQPRMVGVSRERLPNSQFKVLLRKDSSDESQAKQEQTWVKLNGKKVIQQDLVPEVQRKDGGLHTQRKASASVTSQSDCITHRISVFNKEVLQAEAWIKGKLQDLKDGCNIQCCPLQDWEEAAQTLQRDLKDFENTLIQLNQMGEQLLCKLNPTSDVVKKQLSHLREQWQSLKQMAANQTKALGGAKNLQEFNKKADKLETWIKEKQEEGQSLVNVLEENVDKMQLTKKMLDLKQDEQLHRNLHEEINSLALKLEKQGKTDGKNISSRRKHINKMWLKVQSHLKNYHENLHLALEVSSFYQQADDILIAMNSMKKTSCASKELDTYGDIRDIASKVMMLDVSVSQVSHLHPALAAGVTQKQKEVKDCWALLQKVYREDADPLTLTREPHCNMGTETNGIMGKEVKEEQNRLKGSVNTIDSESGRQTQRVQNQEEQTARDTPPPGEDGRSSTAEADVRCRSIEKSRKTRAESKPASASPGHPQLQSQLQKFTVSADKVCSIASSEGLEAAKKCQQALEKEIHINRARIEVVKREGYGLVRAQHPGGTRIEEFLGQLEVLWEELRWRHQRNGAFLKASEELGFRVVMVLQALGNLDAWLESVELSMKESALSVDPKTMSRAERESCLLESEVAARSLELSALREEVDRLHALRHQHTQGLPARMEEVERKYHRVQSALTHQSSELQDTRMLTEFLERVELEESQQLSSSRHSLHQNLQTETCSAPNLLGLHSSNCGGGGGEPTVESMGDPVEELREAVEMLNDTVRERGRSQSHDQAIQALLCKHASLAVRMEELLCNSKELSLDILEKETDMAVQCEPERCGLGALQEKQDHLEIDCEILREEVKEMEEQASQLKKMCPERMHILWAKVQAMLQAERELGQSVTENKSHLKEFVQCQDFFRSYLSMISWTEDTRSSIFSDTALHLGRNGQRPLASELDMQIEQKFEEFDALAATGKNLLDNGHPLTPMVGERIEELRSMLGWISVHWRAQKQQRLHRNSRVEDAQDNIYYEAAACPALPESSLFHQKLLQSQQPQAASSCEDTTMTVRDIQPSSPLPGHVEQHNVQQSEDGYEVMNRIGPAGDSPLADIVLLKDNKSPPTGGTVNLILSFGKTGDSQVTVLDPPTRTKEEISEPLHRVSTYLHVKDTNVSVSPVYESISLPRLKGRPAPSASPTFMLPSSIPSSLLPASQTNNVTFHPSTINSTGSIFSSLKRMGKKRKRKRDTRRHTIQKIMGVEDQTDTIPYDTHTWPLKEGRRRKSSIKNDGVKALAYMKNPLLKDIDTDCSGEYCITPYAVSAAGPSTGEVRSHCRFLSLGSVLSFDLPKDMTLIPSIQDIITIAPPESRKGGGADADPLSQRHTILSSFRQTRPTAATNTSPGVQISEQQPSVAQTKQSFDDKCFQHSLKENEDQTVLCNDLPTPHFTLYKDHEQEWDKMSEIPTSAAEKIGNIQLSQQTHAPIYVNQCPTSTPAAQKHMLCPSVHTQIRDLDGHLYHKCLRDKSAREGNQEVHSNQATQMTVNLKSTLSVNVRQDSTDSGISTSSNIKLCSEAPYPDGVYPKAVVGKIVSFEVGGIDCTDSNQNSAQSLAETETEPIQLDHKLFQEVEEELEDIWNQTTKCRESICSDIMYQSDQRDAELTHQSGTATSDSQSGNTSPGLYRNLITASAPNLLVAEFKLPSDIQSLLSYDKGLSPKSVLHPFRGNRRSWAAFPNREPTSKTSMVVNETTSDPVKLPDVGDDQRYIYQYKEDEEEEEEGKVGGKADENTSCLKDQSMSQLSVHMKLDEAHQQRSEDEEQLMTTRERCFSLKPELHSMEGTLERKQKLQLGGKKAFSRGWNCYHAVLFRNTLCFYQQRKDTLRSSACGLPLNLAGSECSPVPDYNKKPNCFRLRLRDGSEYLFNTPSRFMMKKWIMKIQASTGQREFVSPSPVDQQPALSLKPSFCCSHEAPPTSHCSPPKDVTWTFPRNKPLSSSQTKEIVVLTREFSHMTQSDDDEGSLKHTVTQRLSGGLKDICSPPLASCGQDWLSTKRRSHSFTSATFQKIKPVLQTPGGKSPERGSNYCVTLVVGDKSSISPSRSRSSEPPLLATAGWQQDPHHSSPLTYTSLPRPPNKSVFKKIFGKKDF; translated from the exons GATTTAGTACCTGAAGTGCAGAGGAAAGACGGTGGTctgcacacacaaagaaaagctTCAGCCTCAGTTACATCCCAGAGTGACTGCATCACTCATCGCATCTCGGTCTTCAATAAAGAAGTGTTACAG GCAGAGGCCTGGATTAAAGGAAAGCTGCAAGACTTGAAGGACGGCTGTAATATTCAGTGCTGCCCCCTGCAGGACTGGGAGGAAGCTGCTCAGACGCTTCAGAGAGACCTCAAAGATTTTGAGAACACTCTCATTCAACTCAACCAG atggGTGAACAGTTGCTGTGCAAGTTGAATCCCACTTCTGATGTGGTCAAGAAGCAGCTCAGCCATCTCAGAGAGCAGTGGCAGTCGCTGAAACAGATGGCAGCCAATCAGACGAAGGCGCTCGGTGGAGCCAAGAACCTGCAGGAGTTCAACAAGAAAGCCGACAAACTGGAGACGTGGATCAAAGAAAAG CAGGAAGAAGGGCAGTCTCTGGTCAACGTCTTAGAAGAAAATGTGGACAAAATGCAGTTGACCAAGAAAATGTTGGATCTTAAACAG GATGAGCAGCTACACAGAAACCTCCATGAGGAGATCAACAGCCTGGCTCTTAAACTGGAGAAACAAGGAAAGACAGATGGCAAAAACATCTCCAGCAGGAGGAAACAcatcaataaaat gtggCTGAAGGTCCAGTCTCATCTGAAAAACTACCATGAAAATCTTCATCTGGCTCTGGAAGTTTCGTCATTTTACCAACAGGCTGATGATATACTGATAGCTATGAAttcaatg AAGAAAACAAGCTGTGCATCCAAAGAGCTGGACACTTATGGAGACATTCGGGACATTGCCAGTAAAGTTATG ATGTTAGATGTTAGTGTGTCTCAGGTGTCCCATCTCCATCCCGCCCTGGCTGCTGGTGTcacacagaaacagaaagaaGTGAAGGACTGCTGGGCACTTCTTCAGAAAGTTTACAG GGAAGATGCTGACCCCCTGACTCTGACTAGGGAACCCCACTGCAACATGGGAACGGAGACCAATGGGATCATGGGAAAAGAGGTGAAAGAGGAGCAGAATCGCCTTAAAGGCAGTGTG AACACTATTGACAGTGAGAGTGGAAGGCAAACACAAAGGGTTCAGAATCAGGAGGAGCAAACGGCGAGGGACACCCCTCCACCAGGGGAAGACGGTCGCTCCTCAACCGCAGAGGCCGACGTCAGATGTCGTTCGATAGAAAAGAG CAGAAAGACTAGAGCTGAGTCCAAGCCTGCCAGTGCCTCACCAGGCCACCCACAGCTTCAGTCCCAGCTCCAGAAGTTTACCGTGTCTGCAGACAAG GTGTGTTCGATTGCCAGCTCCGAGGGCCTGGAAGCTGCCAAGAAGTGCCAACAAGCCCTTGAAAAAGAAATCCACATCAACAGAGCCAGGATAGAGGTGGTGAAAAGG GAGGGCTACGGACTGGTCCGTGCACAGCACCCTGGTGGCACAAGGATCGAGGAGTTCCTCGGCCAACTTGAAGTCCTGTGGGAAGAACTGAGATGGAGACACCAGAGGAACGGAGCTTTCCTGAAGGCCTCAGAGGAGCTGGGATTTAGG GTTGTTATGGTCCTCCAAGCTCTTGGTAATTTGGATGCCTGGCTGGAGTCTGTGGAGCTCTCTATGAAGGAATCAGCATTGTCCGTCGACCCCAAAACGATGAGCAGGGCTGAGAGAGAAAGTTGTCTGCTGGAGAGTGAGGTGGCCGCTCGTAGCCTGGAGCTCAGCGCCCTGAGGGAGGAAGTGGACCGCCTGCACGCCCTCCGTCACCAGCACACACAGGGGCTACCAGCGCGCATGGAGGAGGTGGAGAGAAA GTACCATCGTGTCCAAAGTGCTCTGACCCACCAAAGTTCAGAACTGCAGGACACGCGCATGCTAACTGAGTTCCTTGAGCGGGTGGAGCTAGAGGAGAGTCAGCAGCTTAGCAGCAGTCGACACAGCCTCCATCAG AATCTTCAGACTGAAACCTGCTCTGCTCCTAATCTTCTGGGGCTCCATAGCAGTAATTGTGGGGGTGGTGGAGGTGAACCTACTGTAGAATCAATGGGGGACCCTGTAGAGGAACTGAGAGAGGCTGTAGAGATGCTGAATGACACCGTGAGGGAAAGAGGCCGATCACAGAGCCATGACCAGGCAATCCAAGCCTTGCTGTGTAAG CATGCCAGCTTGGCTGTTCGCATGGAGGAGCTTTTGTGCAACAGTAAAGAGCTGAGTCTGGACATCCTGGAGAAGGAGACGGATATGGCCGTTCAATGCGAGCCGGAGCGCTGTGGCCTGGGAGCTCTGCAGGAGAAGCAGGACCACCTGGAG ATTGACTGTGAAATTCTCAGAGAGGAGGTAAAGGAGATGGAGGAGCAAGCGTCTCAGTTAAAGAAGATGTGCCCAGAGAGAATGCACATCCTGTGGGCAAAGGTCCAGGCTATGCTGCAGGCTGAGCGTGAGCTGGGACAGAGTGTGACAGAGAACAAATCCCATCTGAAAGAGTTTGTGCAGTGCCAGGACTTCTTCAGGAGCTACCTCTCCATGAT CTCATGGACTGAAGACACCAGATCAAGTATTTTCTCTGACACCGCTTTGCATCTTGGGAGAAACGGACAGAGACCTCTGGCGTCAGAGCTAGATATGCAAATCGAACAAAAATTTGAGGAGTTTGATGCACTTGCAGCCACAGGGAAGAATCTTTTAGACAACGGCCACCCCCTCACACCCATG GTAGGAGAGCGTATAGAGGAACTCAGGAGCATGCTTGGGTGGATCTCTGTGCACTGGAGGGCTCAGAAACAACAGCGACTCCATAGAAATAGCAGAGTAGAGGATGCACAGGATAATATCTACTATGAAGCAGCAGCATGCCCAGCATTACCAGAG AGTtcacttttccatcaaaagcTCCTCCAGTCTCAACAGCCCCAAGCAGCCAGCTCTTGTGAAGACACAACAATGACAGTGAGAGACATCCAGCCCTCATCCCCACTGCCCGGACATGTCGAGCAGCACAACGTGCAGCAGTCAGAAGACGGGTATGAGGTCATGAATCGAATCGGACCTGCAGGCGATTCTCCCCTCGCCGACATTGTGCTgctaaaagacaacaaaagccCACCTACGGGAGGCACGGTCAACCTCATCCTTAGCTTTGGTAAAACAGGAGACAGCCAGGTCACGGTGCTGGATCCACCTACCAGGACCAAGGAAGAGATTTCTGAGCCTCTCCATAGG GTAAGTACCTACTTGCATGTGAAGGATACCAACGTGTCAGTGTCCCCCGTGTATGAGAGCATCAGCCTACCCCGTCTAAAAGGTCGCCCTGCGCCCTCAGCCTCCCCCACCTTCATGCTACCCTCCTCTATTCCATCTTCGTTGTTGCCTGCGTCACAGACGAACAATGTAACCTTCCATCCCTCAACAATAAACAGCACCGGCTCCATCTTCAGTAGCCTCAAACGAATGgggaagaagaggaaaaggaaaagagatacCCGCCGGCATACTATTCAAAAAATAATGGGAGTAGAGGATCAAACAGATACAATTCCATACGACACACATACATGGCCGCTAAAGGAAGGTCGAAGGAGGAAGAGTTCGATCAAGAATGATGGCGTGAAAGCTTTGGCCTACATGAAGAATCCATTGCTAAAAGACATTGACACCGACTGTTCTGGAGAGTACTGCATTACTCCATATGCTGTATCAGCAGCCGGGCCCAGCACAGGTGAGGTGAGGAGCCACTGCAGGTTCCTCTCTTTAGGCTCAGTGCTCAGCTTTGACCTACCCAAGGACATGACCCTGATTCCCAGCATTCAGGACATCATCACCATCGCTCCCCCAGAGTCAAGAAAAGGAGGAGGGGCAGATGCAGACCCTCTATCTCAGAGACACACTATCCTGAGCTCATTTAGACAGACTCGACCCACTGCTGCTACAAACACTTCCCCTGGTGTCCAAATATCAGAACAGCAGCCGTCGGTTGCACAAACAAAGCAGTCTTTTGACGACAAATGTTTCCAACACTCTTTGAAGGAAAATGAGGATCAGACTGTCCTATGTAATGACCTACCTACTCCCCATTTTACTCTTTATAAGGACCATGAACAAGAGTGGGACAAAATGTCAGAGATTCCGACGAGTGCAGCTGAGAAGATCGGGAACATTCAGCTTTCCCAGCAGACTCATGCACCAATATATGTAAACCAATGTCCCACTTCCACTCCAGCTGCACAAAAGCACATGTTGTGCCCAAGTGTCCACACACAGATCCGAGACCTGGACGGACATCTGTATCATAAATGCCTTAGGGACAAAAGTGCACGTGAAGGGAATCAGGAAGTTCACTCAAACCAGGCCACTCAAATGACTGTAAATCTAAAGTCAACGTTGAGCGTAAACGTCCGACAGGATTCTACAGATTCTGGTATCTCCACCTCCAGTAACATCAAGCTTTGCTCCGAAGCTCCATATCCTGATGGTGTGTATCCAAAGGCAGTAGTAGGGAAAATTGTATCTTTTGAAGTTGGAGgtattgactgcactgattcCAATCAGAACAGTGCTCAGTCTTTGGCAGAAACAGAAACGGAACCCATTCAGCTTGATCACAAGCTGTTTCAGGAAGTAGAAGAAGAGCTAGAGGACATCTGGAACCAAACAACCAAGTGTAGGGAGAGCATCTGTTCAGACATCATGTACCAGTCAGACCAAAGAGATGCTGAACTCACCCACCAAAGTGGAACGGCCACCAGTGACTCCCAGTCTGGGAATACGTCACCTGGGCTCTACAGGAACTTGATCACAGCCTCAGCTCCAAACCTTCTTGTGGCAGAGTTCAAACTTCCCTCAGACATTCAGAGCCTGCTGAGTTATGACAAAGGACTGAGTCCCAAAAGTGTTCTTCATCCGTTCAGAGGGAACAGGAGGTCATGGGCAGCGTTTCCTAACAGGGAGCCAACCAGCAAGACTTCAATGGTGGTGAACGAGACCACATCAGATCCAGTAAAGCTGCCAGATGTAGGGGACGATCAAAGATACATTTACCAGTATaaagaggatgaggaggaggaagaggagggaaaGGTGGGGGGAAAGGCGGACGAAAACACAAGTTGTTTGAAG GACCAGTCAATGAGTCAACTGTCTGTTCACATGAAACTGGATGAAGCTCATCAGCAAAGATCAGAGGATGAAGAGCAGCTGATGACCACAAGAGAGCGCTGTTTCTCTCTG AAGCCTGAGCTGCACTCTATGGAGGGGACGCTGGAGAGGAAGCAGAAGCTGCAGCTGGGAGGAAAGAAG GCTTTTTCCAGAGGCTGGAACTGCTACCACGCTGTGCTTTTCAGAAACACCTTGTGCTTCTACCAGCAGAGAAAAGACACACTGCGG AGTTCTGCATGTGGCCTACCGCTGAACCTCGCAGGCTCTGAGTGCTCCCCAGTCCCTGactacaacaaaaaacccaactGTTTCAGACTACG gCTTCGTGATGGCTCTGAATATCTGTTTAACACCCCCTCACGTTTTATGATGAAGAAGTGGATAATGAAAATCCAAGCAAGTACAG GACAACGGGAATTTGTGTCACCATCACCAGTGGATCAACAGCCCGCGTTATCTTT GAAGCCGTCCTTCTGCTGTAGCCAtgaggctccgcccacttcCCACTGCTCCCCTCCAAAGGACGTCACCTGGACATTCCCCAGAAACAAACCACTCAGCAGCAGCCAGACTAAAGAAATTGTCGTCCTGACCAGAGAGTTCAGTCACATGACTCAGAGTG ATGACGATGAAGGAAGTTTGAAGCACACGGTGACTCAGCGACTCTCTGGTGGACTCAAAGACATCTGCTCTCCTCCTCTAGCATCCTGTGGTCAGGACTGGCTCAGCACCAAGCGTCGTTCCCACTCTTTTACATCAG CAACCTTCCAGAAGATCAAGCCTGTCCTGCAGACACCTGGAGGAAAATCCCCAGAAAGAGGCTCCAACTACTGTGTAACACTTGTAGTGGGAGACAAGTCATCCATCAGCCCCTCAAGGAGCAGAAGCTCTGAGCCTCCACTGCTGGCCACAGCTGGATGGCAGCAGGACCCCCACCACAGTTCTCCTCTGACCTACACCAGCCTGCCCAGGCCACCAAACAAGTCCGTCTTCAAAAAGATCTTTGGAAAAAAGGATTTCTAA